A stretch of the Corylus avellana chromosome ca6, CavTom2PMs-1.0 genome encodes the following:
- the LOC132185362 gene encoding ankyrin repeat-containing protein ITN1-like, with translation MDRGHDEKANMHALYEASRDGCVSTLTTLIQRDALILDRVLLTSFGETPLHIAALLGHFEFSKALLSKKPKLAEEVDSLGRIPLHLASAEGHTEIVRALLLVNADVCVIFRDRDERIPLHLAAMRGRIETMRLLIHAQPTSILENLHGDSVLHLCVQNNHLEALELLVASANGDQSFLSSKDRDGNSILHLAVMLKQMKVINYLLSVPEIKREANSKNKYGQTALDVLDVLEASNVYPRDFKYAEIKNILKEAGVKRSIDDQSWVKRGWRCICSSLGRRLKHQGNWIDETRGTLMVVATVMATMAFQVGINPPGGVWQDDAKGKPSREEDICYAGTAILSCSLPEVYQLMLKFNTTSFIASVCVVLLVISGFPLTSKFSVWLLSLTMTTSVVFMTLTYLFALDLITSFDVLDNINKFADNVTKVWIGVVVITGVIQIIRPLYWMVNKLRNFKRKSTKAPAKVPANV, from the exons ATGGATAGAGGGCATGATGAGAAAGCCAATATGCATGCACTCTATGAAGCATCACGAGATGGGTGTGTGAGCACCTTGACCACATTGATCCAAAGGGATGCACTCATCCTTGATAGAGTTTTACTCACATCTTTTGGTGAGACTCCCTTACACATAGCTGCTTTGCTTGGTCACTTTGAATTTAGTAAAGCACTTCTAAGCAAGAAACCTAAACTTGCAGAAGAGGTGGATTCGCTAGGACGAATCCCTCTTCACTTGGCTTCTGCTGAGGGTCACACTGAGATTGTAAGAGCATTGTTGCTAGTAAATGCAGATGTTTGCGTCATTTTTCGTGATCGAGATGAGAGAATTCCTCTCCATTTAGCCGCAATGAGAGGACGAATAGAGACTATGAGACTGTTAATTCATGCTCAACCAACGTCCATCTTGGAGAATCTCCACGGAGATAGTGTATTGCACTTGTGTGTTCAAAACAATCATTTGGAGGCTCTGGAATTGTTAGTAGCATCGGCTAATGGTGACCAATCATTCCTTAGCTCCAAAGACCGTGATGGCAACTCCATATTGCATTTAGCAGTGATGCTCAAGCAAATGAAG GTCATAAATTACTTGCTTTCAGTACCAGAAATAAAAAGAGAGGCTAATTCCAAGAACAAGTATGGTCAAACAGCTTTAGATGTCTTAGATGTCTTAGAGGCCTCTAACGTTTATCCAAGAGATTTTAAATATGCTGAAATCAAAAACATTCTAAAGGAAGCCGGTGTCAAAAGATCAATTGATGATCAATCATGGGTTAAGAGAGGGTGGAGGTGCATTTGTTCTTCATTAGGTAGACGCTTGAAGCACCAAGGAAATTGGATCGATGAAACACGTGGCACTTTGATGGTAGTGGCCACTGTGATGGCAACCATGGCTTTCCAAGTCGGGATCAACCCACCAGGTGGCGTTTGGCAAGATGATGCAAAAGGTAAGCCTTCTAGGGAAGAAGACATATGTTATGCTGGCACAGCGATTTTATCTTGTTCGTTACCAGAAGTCTACCAACTCATGTTAAAATTCAATACCACCTCTTTCATTGCATCTGTGTGCGTCGTACTCTTGGTCATTAGTGGATTTCCTCTTACAAGCAAGTTCTCTGTATGGTTATTATCATTAACCATGACTACCTCAGTTGTGTTCATGACACTTACCTATCTGTTTGCACTAGATTTGATTACATCGTTTGACGTTTTAGATAATATTAACAAGTTCGCCGACAATGTAACAAAAGTTTGGATTGGAGTGGTTGTGATTACTGGCGTAATTCAAATAATTCGCCCACTCTATTGGATGGTGAATAAGTTGCGCAATTTCAAACGCAAGTCAACAAAGGCTCCAGCAAAAGTCCCAGCTAATGTCTAA
- the LOC132185361 gene encoding ankyrin repeat-containing protein BDA1-like — MDALYEASRDGCVSTLTTLIQRDALILDRVLLTSFGETPLHIAALLGHFEFSKALLGKKPKLAEEVDSLGRIPLHLASAEGHTEIVRALLLVNADVCVVRDQDERIPLHLAAMRGRIETMRLLIHAQPTSILVNLNGDSVLHLCVRNKHLEALKLLVASANGNKSFLSSKDRDDNSILHLAVMLKQMKVINYLLSVLEIKREANSKNKYGQTALDVLEASNVYPRDFKYAEIKNILKEAGVKTSIDDQSWLKRGWRRICSSLGRRLKHQGNWIDETRGTLMVVATVMATIAFQVGINPPGGVWQEYVKTEDKSQACTEEICEAGTGILSYLWPEEYQLLLKFNTTSFIASVCIVLLVISGFPLTSKFSVWFLSLTMTTSVVFMTLTYLFALDLITSFGVLDNINKFADNVTEVWIGVIVITSVIQIIHPLYWMVNKLRNSKRKSTKSPAKEPANG; from the exons ATGGATGCACTCTATGAAGCATCACGAGATGGGTGTGTGAGCACCTTGACCACATTGATCCAAAGGGATGCACTCATCCTTGATAGAGTTTTACTCACATCTTTCGGTGAGACTCC CTTACACATAGCTGCTTTGCTTGGTCACTTTGAATTTAGTAAAGCACTTCTAGGCAAGAAACCTAAACTTGCAGAAGAGGTGGATTCGCTAGGACGAATCCCTCTTCACTTGGCTTCTGCTGAGGGTCACACTGAGATTGTAAGAGCATTGTTGCTAGTAAATGCAGATGTTTGCGTCGTTCGTGATCAAGATGAGAGAATTCCTCTCCATTTAGCCGCAATGAGAGGACGAATAGAGACTATGAGACTGTTAATTCATGCTCAACCAACGTCCATCTTGGTGAATCTCAACGGAGATAGTGTGTTGCACTTGTGTGTTCGAAACAAGCATCTGGAGGCTTTGAAATTGTTAGTGGCATCAGCTAATGGTAACAAATCATTCCTTAGCTCCAAAGACCGTGATGACAACTCCATATTGCATTTAGCAGTGATGCTTAAGCAAATGAAG GTCATAAATTACTTACTTTCAGTACtagaaataaaaagagaggCTAATTCCAAGAACAAGTATGGTCAAACAGCTTTAGATGTCTTAGAGGCCTCTAACGTTTATCCAAGAGATTTTAAATATGCTGAAATCAAAAACATTCTAAAGGAAGCCGgtgtcaaaacatcaattgaTGATCAATCATGGCTTAAGAGAGGGTGGAGGCGCATTTGTTCTTCGTTAGGTAGACGCTTGAAGCACCAAGGAAATTGGATCGATGAAACACGTGGCACTTTGATGGTAGTTGCCACTGTGATGGCAACCATCGCTTTCCAAGTCGGGATCAACCCAccaggtggtgtttggcaagaATATGTAAAAACAGAAGATAAAAGTCAAGCTTGTACGGAAGAAATATGTGAAGCTGGCACAGGGATTTTATCTTATTTGTGGCCAGAAGAGTACCAACTCTTGTTAAAATTCAATACCACCTCTTTCATTGCATCTGTGTGCATCGTACTCTTGGTCATTAGTGGATTTCCTCTTACGAGCAAGTTCTCTGTATGGTTTTTATCGTTAACCATGACTACCTCAGTTGTGTTCATGACGCTTACCTATCTGTTTGCACTAGATTTGATTACCTCGTTTGGCGTTTTAGATAATATTAACAAGTTCGCCGACAATGTAACAGAAGTTTGGATTGGAGTGATTGTGATTACTAGCGTAATTCAAATAATTCACCCACTCTATTGGATGGTGAATAAGTTGCGCAATTCCAAGCGTAAGTCAACAAAGTCTCCAGCAAAAGAACCAGCTAATGGCTAG